A window of Chloroflexota bacterium genomic DNA:
ATGCCCTGGGCCAATCCCTGATCGATCAGCTCACCCAGACAGAGGTGAATACGAGCTATCTGCAATCCACTCCCGGCGTGGCAACAGCCATCAACACGGCTCTGGTCTCCAGCACGGGTGAACGCAGCTTCTACGTCTTCCCCGGCGCCTGCGACCACCTCTTTGCCGATGACCTGAGCGACGAGCGTCTAAGTCGATTCGACCACCTGCATTTGGCCGCCATCGGCGCACTGCCCAATTTGGCCGGGAAAACCGCCGCCGATGTTGCTCGTAGAGCCCGCGCGCTGGGTTTGACAGTCAGCCTGGACGTTACGCTCAATCCACCCCGTGACATCGCCGCCGATGTACGTCCTATCCTTCCTTTCGTAGACCTCTTTTTGCCCAACCTGACCGAGGCTCAGGCGATCCTGGAAAAAACGGCCCTGGACGACCTGCTAGATCAAGCATTGGCAGATGGCGTTGGCCTGGTGGGAATCAAACAAGGGGAGGCCGGATGCACGCTGGCTACTGAAAAAGAGCGCCTTTCTCAACCAGCATTTGACGTCCCGACATTGGATACATGCGGCGCGGGTGACTCATGGTCTGCGACAGTCGTATACGGTTGGAAGGAGGGATGGTCGCTCAATGCCATGGCCCGGATTGCCAATGCAGCAGGTGCGCTTTGCTCTGCCATCCCGGGATCTACCCTGGGTCTGACCGATGCCAAAACGCTGCGGTACTTCGCCGCCCGAACTCGCCTCCGCTAGGGATCAAAAGATCCAAATTGCCACTGTTTGCGGAAAAGGTTACAATAGGGGCCAATATCTTCCATTCAGAAAGGATCATCGATGACCGTTGATTTCCTCGCGCAGCAGCAAGCTTATGCCGATTTGATTATTCATGGTGGGGTTAACTTTCAGCCGGGCCAGGGGTTGCGCGTCCGGGCCGAGCTGGGACATCGGGATTTTGTCCGTCTTCTGGTTGCCGCAGCCTATGATGCTGGCGCTCGCCACGTGGACGTGATGTGGACCGATCCTATCACTGCCAAGGTCCGCTTTGAGCATATCGATCACGATTACCTCGGTTACCTCCCGGAGTTTGAGGTTGCCCGCGCTCACGAACAACTGGATGACCGCTGGGCCCTGGTATCCCTCACCGGGGATGAATACCCCGACGCCTTTGAGGAGATCGATCCTGCCATCATGCGCCAGGATCGGCTTGGGCGCATCCAGAAGCTCAAATTCTTCCAGGAACGGGTGATGAACAATGAGATATCCTGGTGTGTGGCCAGCGTGCCCGTTGCACCCTGGGCGCAAAAGGTGTTTCCCGACCTGGACGCCGACAGTGCGCTCCAGCGCCTTTGGCAGATGGTATTGTATACCTGCCGCGCTGACCAACCTGATCCAATGCAGGCCTGGGCCGACCACGACGCCAACCTGAAAACAGTTGCGGCCTTCATGGACCGCCACCAGGTCCGATCGATCCGTTTCCTGGATGAGACGCCCGGGCCCGATGGCAGACCATCATCCGATTTGACGGTTGGCCTGACCGATGCCCCCAATTGGAGTTGTGGTTCCTCCGACAATGCTGAGGGCCGTCCTTTCTTCGCCAATATCCCTACGGAGGAGATCTTTACATCGCCCCATAAGGATAAGGCCGAGGGCTGGGTTCGCACGTCCAAACCAGGCTTTCCTTTCGAAAGGGAGCTGCTCGATGCCTACTTCCACTTTGAAAATGGCCAGGTGGTCGAGTGGCACGCTGAAAAAGGACAGGACGCCCTGGATCAGATGTTTGAGATGCCGGGCGCACGCCAGCTGGGCGAACTGGCCCTCGTCGATGTGCGCTCACCTATCAATCAGAGTGGTCTGATATTCCACAACACGCTCTTCGACGAAAACGCCGCCTGTCATATTGCTTTCGGCCGCGCCTACCCCGAGGGGGTTAAGGACGGCAACAAAATGACCCAGGAAGAGCTGGAAGAGATGGGGGTCAATGCGGCGGACACGCATCAGGATTTGATGATAGGCACCGATACGATGACAGTCATCGGCATCTGCGTGGACGGCAGCGAAGTTTTGATCATGAAGAACGGCATGTTTGTCGACGAGGTAGTCGCCTGACACCTGTCTGAGGACTCGATGTTACTCTGAGTTGACTAAAGCGCACGATGTCTTCTGGCACGTGGGCAGCGAGAAGCCTGAAAGAAACGAGCACCAGCCATGCACATCAAGATCGACGTAAACGGCGAGAATCGTGAACTGGAAGTTTTGCCCGACGATACCCTGTTAACGATATTGCGCCGCGCCGGACTTTACAGCATCAAACATGGCTGTGAGACCGGCGAGTGCGGCGCCTGCGCCATACTCCTGGAAGGCACGCTGGTCAACTCTTGCACCCTGCTTGCAGCCCAGGTGGACGGCAAACGAATTGAAACGCTGGAAGGTCTGGCACCCGAATTGCCCGGGCAGCGGGGAGACATGCACCCTCTTCAGCGGGCCTTTGTAGACACCGGCGCCATCCAGTGTGGCTATTGTACGCCCGCCCAGATTCTGGCCGCCAAGGCTCTGCTCGAAAAAGAACCGACCCCGACGGATGGACAGATTCGGCAGGCTCTGGCGGGCGTTCTGTGCCGCTGCACTGGTTACATCAAGCCGGTTGAGGCGGTCCAACGGGCTGCTGCAGTGCTGCGGGGCGAGGAGGTACCGCCGGTGGAGGGGCCAGCCACCATCCAGGCTTCAGACAATCTTTTCATGCCACCGCAGGAGCCGCTCGATCCCCCTGCGCCCGCCCCCAACGGCAAGGCGGTAGACACCCGCACCAAGCCCAAGATTCTGGTTGTCGTTCCACCTGAAACCCAGGTCGTCAACAAGCCTGAAGTCAAGGTAGATGCCGTAAAGCTTGCCAAGGGCCGTCCTGTCTTCAGCGACGATCTGGAGCTTCCTGGCATGCTCTACGGAGCCTTGCTCACCAGCCCCCATGCCCATGCCCGAATCCGTACGATCGATACGAGTCGGGCCGAGCAGCTGCCGGGTGTCCATGCGGTGTTGACCCACAAAAATGTGCCGCGGGTCATGCACGCTTCTGGTGGGCAAAGCTATCCCAACCCCCATCCTTACGATCAGGTCGTATTGGATAACAAGGTTCGCCACTACGGGGATCGAGTGGCTGTGGTAGCTGCCGAGACCCCCGAGATCGCCCAGGAAGCCCTGTCGCTGATCAAGGTGGACTATGAAGTCCTGCCTGCGGTGCTTGATCCGGTGGCTACCATGCAGCCTGGTGCGCCGGTTATTCATGACGAGCCCGATGCCATCGGAATACACGATGCTCAGCGGAACATCGTGCACCAACTGGATGCCAGTTATGGTGACATGGAGGCGGGTTTTGCCGCTGCCGACCATATCTTCGAGCGTGAATACCGCACCCACCAGGTGCAGGCGGCCGCCATCGAGCCGCATGTCTGCATCACCTGGTGGGACGAGGATGACCGCCTGGTGGTTCGTACATCCACCCAGGTGCCCTTTCACGTGCGTCGCATGCTGGCGCCCCTGATCGGCCTGCCGGTGCGCCGGATTCGGGTCATAAAACCGCGACTGGGCGGTGGATTCGGCGTTAAACAGGAGCTGCTGATCGAGGATCTGTGCTCGTTGTTGACAATTGCCAGCGGGCGTCCCGTTCGTATCGAGTATACCCGGGAACAGGAATTCACCAGCTCGCGCAGTCGCCACCCGCAGGTTCTGCGCTACAAAACAGGCGTCCGCAACGATGGCACCCTGACCGCCATGCAACTTTACATGATCGGCGATACGGGCGCCTATGGTACCCACGGGCTGACCGTCCAGATGGTTGCCGGTTTCAGGGGTTTGACAACCTACAAGGCCGACGCCTTAAGCTGGCAGTGTGACGTCGTCTACACCAACCGGCCAACGCCAGGCGCCTACCGCGGTTATGGTGCGCCCCAGGCCCTCTTTGCGCTGGAAACACACATGGAGGAGATCGCTGTTGCTCTCGACATGGATCCGGTTGACTTCAAACGAAAGAACTGGGTCAATGAGGGCGACGAACTGGTGCTGGCCCGTGCCATGGGCGAAGGGCGCGAGGGCTTTGAGCAATGGGTGCACAGCTCCGGCCTGGAACAGTGCGTGCAATCTGGCATGCAGGCAATCGACTGGCAGCGCCGCAATGATACCAAATGGCGGACGGTGCCCGGTAAGCCCCATCTGCGCCGCGGCCTCGGTTTCGCGGTCTGCATGCATGGCTCAGGCATCGCGGGTCTGGACATGGCTGCCGCCAGTATCAAACTCAACGACGATGGTTCCATCAACCTCCTGGTGGGTGCAACTGATCTGGGCACCGGTTCGGATACTGTCCTGGGCCAGATCGCAGCAGAGACCCTGGGCGTGCCGTTGGAAGATGTGATCGTCTATTCTTCCGATACTGATTTCACCCCTTTCGACACCGGAGCGTATGCCAGCAGTACCACGTACATTTCAGGCGGCGCCGTTCTCAAAGCCGCCGAAGAGATTGCTGAGCAGATACTCAAGCATGCGGCCATCCACTTCTTCCCCAAGGTAGACCGGGAGCGTCTGTGGCTTGAGGACCGGCAGGTGTGCGCGCCGGGAGGCGAACGGGTATCCCTGGAGACGGTAGCCTTGCACGCAACCCATCAGGCTGACCAGCATCAGATCATGGCAACTGCCAGCCATATGAGTTATCAAAGCCCGCCGCCTTTTGCCGCTCAATTCGCCGAGATCGAGGTCGATGTACAGACCGGTGAGGTAGTTGTCAAACAACTGGTCATGGCGGTGGATTGCGGCGTTGCCATCAATCCCATCACCGCGGCGGGACAGGTGGAGGGAGGCATGGCCCAGGCGCTCGGTTACGCCCACAACGAGGAAATGGCATACGACGACGAGGCGCGCCTCGTTACCACCGACTTCCGGACCTACCCGATTTACCGGGCCGATGAGATGCCCGAACTTGGCGTCATTCTGGTGCAGACCTACGAACCCAGTGGTCCATATGGCGCCAAGGCGATTGCAGAGATTCCCAAGGATGGCGTGGCCCCGGCGTTGGGCAGCGCCATCTTCGACGCCACCGGCGTTCGCATTCGCGAACTGCCCTTTACACCAGAGAGGGTCTGGCGGGCCCTGCAAGACGATTGAGAGCACGTATGAAAAAACAGGTCCGGACAGCGATCATTGCGGTCATCATCACAGCACTGCTGGCGGGCTGCGGGGGTAGAGCCGAGCCAACTCCCACAAAAACACCGCGCCCACTCCCCCCGACCACTCCCTTGCCGAGGGCAACCTCAGGGGCAGCAGCCCGCGCCCCGGCCAGTGAACAGGTATCACCCCTGCCAACACCAACAGCACCACAGTCTTCCCTGCCTACGCCGACGGCCCCACAGTCTCCCCTGCCAACACCATCTGAGACCACCTTCCCCCGGATGCCCGCTTCGTCGGCGATCTCTTTTGATCTCCGGGAACCGGTTCCCGTACTGGCCGCCGACCTGATCTGCGATTCAGAGTGTAACGTGGGAAAAACGAATAGCGTCGGGCTGGTCATCCTGGACCTGGAGGCAAAGCAACTGGACACTTGGGTTACCAACCTGGATCCCCTGGAGGGCCAGGAATACGAAGGATGGCTGATCGACGAAAACAGTGTGGAAAGCGTGGTGCGCTTCAACACCAGCCCCGCAGGCATTTCAGGCCAGTATGTCTTCCTGACAGGTATGGCAGACGATCCCTGGATGGCCTTTGAACTTAGCGTCGAACCGGAGCCTGATGAGAGCATTGTGCCCTCGTCGGACCGATCTATTGGCGGCCCGCTGCGTCGCACAGCCATGGGTGAGGCGCTCTACCATGGATTCTTCCTGCCTTGCCAGGGCTGCCACGGGCGAAACGGCGAAGGTGGCGAGGCAAGTGCTTTGAAGGATACAGATCTCACCTTCGATCAGTTCCTCGATGCAACCCGGCAGCATGATGGGATCGAAATCCCGGAGGCAGTGGCATCCACGGGGGATCTGCGCCACGTCTATTCATGGCTGGTATCATCTCAATGAACGGAAATCATCATGTCACTGCAATCCTATCTTGATTTTGCCACGGAAACAGCCTACCTGGCGGGAAAACTTACGTTGGGCCATTTCCAGGCTGGCGTTCGTCCTGACTTCAAGGCGGATGACTCGCCGGTAACCATTGCCGATCGCGAGGCTGAAGCGTTGATTCGCAGCCGCATCGAAGAGCGATACCCGGGTCACGCGATCATCGGTGAGGAATTTGGTGTCAAAGAGGCAGACGGGGCGGCCTTTCGCTGGTTTATCGATCCAATCGACGGTACCAAGTCGTTTATCCGGGGCGTGCCCCTCTACGCTGTCCTGATCGGCCTGGAAATCGAGGCAACGGTCGAGGTTGGTGTGGCCTATTTTCCGGCCCTGGATGACATGGTCTATGCCGCATCGGGACTGGGGTGCTGGTGGAATGGCCGCCGCGCCCGGGTCTCCCGGCTGGATTCGCTTGACAGGGCTTTTTCCGCCTTCAGCGATGTGGGCAGCTTTGCACAGTACGGCCGACAGGACGAATGGCAGCGCCTATCGAATACCGTCTATGTCCGCGCGGGTTGGGGTGATGCCTACGGTCATAGCCTGGTAGCCACGGGCCGGGTCGAACTGATGCTTGATCCCATCATGAATGCCTGGGACTGCGGGCCCTTTCCACCAATCCTGCGCGAGGCAGGCGGCTACTTTGGCGACTGGCAGGGAAACGAAACGATCTACGCCGACGAGGGGCTGTCTACGACGCAGGCGCTGTTGCCCCAGGTGCTTGATCTGATCGAGGGTTGAGTGTCTCAGTTGAGCTAGATTTCTGAGAGTCATTGCGAGGAGATCGAGCCTGTCTACCATGGAAAGCGTGCCCTGCTTTCCATCGAGCGAGATCGACGTGGCAATCTCTCTCTGTAGGCGCAACTACCAGGTCTCTCCCACGGAATCGGTTCGAGATTGCTTCGACCCCAGTCGGAGATTCAGCTATTCGAACAATCGATAATGGGTCTCGCAATGACATTTCGGCTTTTCACTATTCAGATCATTGAGGATGCGCATGACCATCGAAAACGCGCTGCGAGCGCTGGTGGAGGATAAGGTACGTCAGCAACAGTTTTCCGGCGCAATGCTGATCCGGCACGGAGGACAGGATCTGGTCCGGGATGCTTATGGCTGGGCTCACCGACCATGGTCGGTAGCAAACCAGGTAGACACCCGGTTCAGACTCGCTTCCATCGGCAAGTTGTTCACCGCGGTGGCTGTCCTGCAACTTGTCGAACAAAAAATGCTTTCCCTTCATAGCAGTGTCATCGAGACGCTGGGCCTGCAGAACACGACGATACCCGCCAAGGCCACAGTCTTCCACATGCTCACCATGACCTCTGGCATCGCCGATTGGTTTGATGAGGATGCGCCCGACTGGGCTGCCGCCTGGGATGCCCTGTGCCGCGAGTATCCCATCTATTTGTTCCGGCACAACCGGGATTATCTGTCCCTCTTCCAGAACGAGACACCCTTGAGGCCTGTTGGCGTGAAGC
This region includes:
- a CDS encoding carbohydrate kinase family protein, with the protein product MQNILSAGFVCGDLVLRPVDKLPPTGGNRFVDDARLTIGGCAANAAVAFARLLRPVGGSSALLGRVGDDALGQSLIDQLTQTEVNTSYLQSTPGVATAINTALVSSTGERSFYVFPGACDHLFADDLSDERLSRFDHLHLAAIGALPNLAGKTAADVARRARALGLTVSLDVTLNPPRDIAADVRPILPFVDLFLPNLTEAQAILEKTALDDLLDQALADGVGLVGIKQGEAGCTLATEKERLSQPAFDVPTLDTCGAGDSWSATVVYGWKEGWSLNAMARIANAAGALCSAIPGSTLGLTDAKTLRYFAARTRLR
- a CDS encoding aminopeptidase; the protein is MTVDFLAQQQAYADLIIHGGVNFQPGQGLRVRAELGHRDFVRLLVAAAYDAGARHVDVMWTDPITAKVRFEHIDHDYLGYLPEFEVARAHEQLDDRWALVSLTGDEYPDAFEEIDPAIMRQDRLGRIQKLKFFQERVMNNEISWCVASVPVAPWAQKVFPDLDADSALQRLWQMVLYTCRADQPDPMQAWADHDANLKTVAAFMDRHQVRSIRFLDETPGPDGRPSSDLTVGLTDAPNWSCGSSDNAEGRPFFANIPTEEIFTSPHKDKAEGWVRTSKPGFPFERELLDAYFHFENGQVVEWHAEKGQDALDQMFEMPGARQLGELALVDVRSPINQSGLIFHNTLFDENAACHIAFGRAYPEGVKDGNKMTQEELEEMGVNAADTHQDLMIGTDTMTVIGICVDGSEVLIMKNGMFVDEVVA
- a CDS encoding molybdopterin cofactor-binding domain-containing protein, translating into MHIKIDVNGENRELEVLPDDTLLTILRRAGLYSIKHGCETGECGACAILLEGTLVNSCTLLAAQVDGKRIETLEGLAPELPGQRGDMHPLQRAFVDTGAIQCGYCTPAQILAAKALLEKEPTPTDGQIRQALAGVLCRCTGYIKPVEAVQRAAAVLRGEEVPPVEGPATIQASDNLFMPPQEPLDPPAPAPNGKAVDTRTKPKILVVVPPETQVVNKPEVKVDAVKLAKGRPVFSDDLELPGMLYGALLTSPHAHARIRTIDTSRAEQLPGVHAVLTHKNVPRVMHASGGQSYPNPHPYDQVVLDNKVRHYGDRVAVVAAETPEIAQEALSLIKVDYEVLPAVLDPVATMQPGAPVIHDEPDAIGIHDAQRNIVHQLDASYGDMEAGFAAADHIFEREYRTHQVQAAAIEPHVCITWWDEDDRLVVRTSTQVPFHVRRMLAPLIGLPVRRIRVIKPRLGGGFGVKQELLIEDLCSLLTIASGRPVRIEYTREQEFTSSRSRHPQVLRYKTGVRNDGTLTAMQLYMIGDTGAYGTHGLTVQMVAGFRGLTTYKADALSWQCDVVYTNRPTPGAYRGYGAPQALFALETHMEEIAVALDMDPVDFKRKNWVNEGDELVLARAMGEGREGFEQWVHSSGLEQCVQSGMQAIDWQRRNDTKWRTVPGKPHLRRGLGFAVCMHGSGIAGLDMAAASIKLNDDGSINLLVGATDLGTGSDTVLGQIAAETLGVPLEDVIVYSSDTDFTPFDTGAYASSTTYISGGAVLKAAEEIAEQILKHAAIHFFPKVDRERLWLEDRQVCAPGGERVSLETVALHATHQADQHQIMATASHMSYQSPPPFAAQFAEIEVDVQTGEVVVKQLVMAVDCGVAINPITAAGQVEGGMAQALGYAHNEEMAYDDEARLVTTDFRTYPIYRADEMPELGVILVQTYEPSGPYGAKAIAEIPKDGVAPALGSAIFDATGVRIRELPFTPERVWRALQDD
- a CDS encoding inositol monophosphatase family protein, producing the protein MSLQSYLDFATETAYLAGKLTLGHFQAGVRPDFKADDSPVTIADREAEALIRSRIEERYPGHAIIGEEFGVKEADGAAFRWFIDPIDGTKSFIRGVPLYAVLIGLEIEATVEVGVAYFPALDDMVYAASGLGCWWNGRRARVSRLDSLDRAFSAFSDVGSFAQYGRQDEWQRLSNTVYVRAGWGDAYGHSLVATGRVELMLDPIMNAWDCGPFPPILREAGGYFGDWQGNETIYADEGLSTTQALLPQVLDLIEG